A stretch of Thermococcus bergensis DNA encodes these proteins:
- a CDS encoding DUF302 domain-containing protein has protein sequence MFRYRRKVEMSLKEAEEKLKAKLEEKGYKVVLEFTPSEVVKAKLGVEMEPYRILYVCNPKKFYEMTKVEYEIGSFAPCPVLLYEKEGSVYVAINTADDIVKVIKEPLEDVKAVIESL, from the coding sequence ATGTTTAGGTATAGAAGAAAGGTCGAAATGTCTCTAAAGGAAGCCGAAGAAAAGTTGAAGGCAAAGCTTGAGGAGAAGGGATACAAGGTCGTGCTTGAATTTACGCCGAGTGAAGTAGTTAAAGCAAAGCTTGGAGTTGAGATGGAGCCATATAGAATCCTCTACGTCTGCAATCCGAAAAAGTTCTACGAGATGACAAAAGTTGAGTACGAAATCGGTTCCTTCGCTCCCTGTCCAGTGCTGCTCTACGAGAAAGAAGGAAGCGTATACGTTGCCATAAACACTGCAGATGACATAGTTAAGGTCATCAAGGAGCCACTTGAGGACGTTAAGGCGGTTATTGAATCACTTTGA
- the msrA gene encoding peptide-methionine (S)-S-oxide reductase MsrA gives MENKEIAIFAGGCFWCMEEAFERLPGVIEAISGYTGGWVENPTYELVSTGETGHREAVKVIYDSSKISYERLLEVFWRNIDPTDPGGQFADRGEQYKTAIFYLNEEQRKLAEESKRRLGLSGIFKEPIATEILPAKEFYPAEDYHQGYYFRFETNYKNYKLYSGRLGFIKSVWEKNRHFRLFPERELYWLGYVKPSDAELKSLLTPLQYRVTQFGDTEPPFHNEYWDNHDEGIYVDVVSGEPLFSSLDKYDSGTGWPSFTRPLEEWAIVEADECKGFLCGREVRSRFAGSHLGHIFDEPTPTGKRYCINSAALRFIPREELRKYGYIAYEEIFR, from the coding sequence ATGGAAAATAAAGAGATAGCGATATTTGCCGGAGGCTGCTTCTGGTGTATGGAAGAGGCCTTTGAGAGGCTTCCCGGAGTGATTGAAGCAATATCTGGCTACACCGGCGGCTGGGTGGAGAACCCTACCTACGAGCTCGTTTCAACGGGTGAGACAGGCCACAGGGAAGCGGTGAAGGTGATTTACGACTCCTCAAAAATTTCCTATGAGAGACTTTTGGAGGTCTTCTGGAGAAATATAGACCCCACGGATCCGGGCGGCCAGTTCGCCGATAGGGGCGAGCAGTACAAGACGGCTATATTTTACCTCAACGAGGAGCAGAGGAAGCTAGCTGAGGAATCGAAGAGGAGACTTGGGCTCTCTGGAATATTCAAAGAACCGATAGCCACCGAAATCCTCCCGGCAAAGGAGTTCTACCCAGCTGAAGACTACCACCAGGGCTACTACTTCCGCTTTGAGACGAACTATAAGAACTACAAGCTCTATTCTGGAAGGCTGGGCTTTATAAAGTCTGTGTGGGAGAAAAACCGACACTTCAGGCTCTTCCCTGAGAGGGAGCTTTACTGGCTTGGCTACGTGAAACCGAGCGATGCAGAGCTTAAAAGCCTGCTAACTCCTCTCCAGTATAGGGTTACACAGTTTGGAGACACTGAGCCACCGTTCCACAACGAGTACTGGGACAACCACGACGAGGGAATATACGTTGATGTGGTCTCGGGCGAGCCTCTCTTCAGCTCGCTAGACAAGTACGACTCTGGAACGGGATGGCCGAGCTTTACAAGGCCCCTGGAAGAGTGGGCTATCGTCGAGGCTGATGAGTGCAAGGGCTTTCTTTGCGGGCGGGAAGTAAGGAGCCGCTTTGCAGGCTCCCACCTTGGCCATATCTTCGACGAACCGACTCCAACTGGAAAGCGCTACTGCATAAACTCCGCTGCACTCCGCTTTATTCCCAGAGAAGAGCTTAGAAAATACGGTTATATCGCCTACGAGGAGATTTTTAGATAA
- a CDS encoding M24 family metallopeptidase: MLPDSKIFEKRINRFQELLKREDIDGAVIRTLSTFVYFTGTKWLRPALLIPQDGEPTVIVAKGEAELFKQRSWIENVIEFQKTEDLMANVTIWIKRNGYSRVGMEFSVERDAYILFYELFKKLNPDVEIVDVRGLSMELRMIKDKWELENIRKAGKIAVKGMKVAEDEIKPGKTELEVAAEIMRELMLNGSEEPKVYVSATPRAHAEPFRDVRIRKGSVVSVVIGADWNHYYANITRSFPVGEISERAKNAIAAMEEAYITSVENTKPGVRFAQVEREIEKIYTSKGLKEYYITGYTHGVGLLIEEDPITTIVVPHRAMEAKEGMVLAMVHAPLMIPEGAVKKEDTFILGKKLENVTKY; the protein is encoded by the coding sequence ATGTTACCTGATTCCAAGATATTTGAGAAAAGAATAAACCGGTTCCAGGAGCTTTTGAAGAGGGAAGACATCGACGGTGCCGTAATAAGAACGCTCTCGACCTTCGTCTACTTTACCGGGACGAAGTGGCTCAGGCCGGCCCTTTTGATTCCGCAGGATGGCGAGCCAACCGTAATCGTTGCCAAAGGGGAAGCCGAACTCTTCAAACAGAGAAGCTGGATCGAAAACGTAATAGAGTTTCAAAAAACGGAAGACCTCATGGCCAATGTAACTATCTGGATAAAGAGAAATGGTTACAGCAGAGTTGGCATGGAGTTCAGCGTGGAGAGAGACGCATACATTCTCTTTTATGAACTCTTTAAAAAGCTCAATCCCGATGTAGAGATTGTTGATGTCAGAGGCCTTTCTATGGAACTTAGGATGATCAAGGACAAGTGGGAGCTGGAGAATATAAGAAAGGCAGGAAAAATAGCTGTGAAGGGAATGAAAGTTGCGGAGGATGAGATAAAACCTGGAAAGACGGAGCTTGAAGTTGCTGCTGAGATTATGAGAGAGTTAATGCTTAACGGTAGCGAGGAGCCAAAAGTTTACGTCTCGGCAACTCCAAGGGCACATGCGGAGCCGTTCAGGGACGTTAGAATCAGGAAAGGAAGCGTCGTCTCGGTGGTAATAGGTGCCGACTGGAACCACTATTACGCAAACATAACTAGGTCTTTTCCAGTGGGAGAAATAAGTGAAAGGGCAAAAAATGCCATAGCGGCTATGGAAGAAGCATACATAACTTCTGTAGAGAATACAAAGCCCGGTGTGAGATTTGCCCAGGTGGAGCGGGAGATTGAGAAGATCTACACTTCTAAAGGCCTTAAGGAGTACTACATAACCGGCTACACTCATGGCGTTGGGCTTCTCATCGAGGAAGACCCGATAACGACGATAGTTGTGCCACATAGGGCAATGGAAGCTAAGGAAGGAATGGTTCTTGCAATGGTTCATGCTCCGCTCATGATACCTGAAGGAGCCGTGAAAAAGGAGGACACGTTTATTTTGGGTAAAAAATTAGAGAACGTGACAAAATATTAG
- a CDS encoding MFS transporter, whose protein sequence is MRRDFAQAFASFAGILDTSFMMPIIALYAISLGASLPQAGIIAALYSIAAIPASIIAGLLVDRVGRKRTLTLGLMWDAFVVFLYGYVSSYHQLAILRVLHAFGGSLVFPALFAMARESDGEGKNNIVKVLSSMALAIAIGSATAGVLTARLGYKASFAILAFIIGLSALISTTLPETLGERSSEKGVNSWRLLGEFKYNVFTGLWLIFFLYVALGIMVGGLASSLVKGELVDERSARMITGIGFGFSSIVASVFFFIHGKMTLKAGPQKVAAYSSIISFSAFLLGIVVRTPGLLLGTLGAFGIALSGLMLASTLLVTEVPKEVRGTSVGLQQVFNIVGVSIGSPIGGFIALVGTKLVLLSAGFAVFIGGVGVFLMDKLLRRFGDENVT, encoded by the coding sequence ATGAGGCGCGACTTTGCTCAAGCCTTTGCATCATTTGCAGGGATTCTTGATACATCTTTTATGATGCCCATTATTGCCCTCTATGCAATTTCTCTCGGAGCAAGTCTACCTCAAGCCGGTATCATAGCAGCCCTCTACAGCATAGCCGCCATACCAGCTAGCATCATTGCAGGTCTTTTAGTAGATCGCGTAGGGAGAAAAAGAACGCTCACCTTAGGTCTTATGTGGGATGCTTTCGTTGTTTTTCTTTATGGGTATGTAAGTAGCTACCACCAACTCGCAATTCTGAGGGTACTTCATGCGTTTGGTGGTAGCCTTGTTTTTCCAGCCCTTTTTGCCATGGCGAGGGAATCAGATGGCGAAGGAAAAAACAATATCGTAAAGGTTTTATCTTCCATGGCACTTGCTATAGCAATAGGTTCAGCGACGGCAGGTGTTCTAACGGCAAGGCTTGGGTACAAGGCATCATTTGCAATCTTAGCATTCATAATAGGCCTTTCTGCGCTAATAAGCACAACCTTGCCCGAAACTTTGGGGGAGAGATCCTCTGAAAAGGGAGTAAACTCATGGAGACTGCTTGGAGAGTTTAAGTACAATGTCTTTACAGGCCTCTGGTTGATATTTTTCCTTTATGTAGCACTGGGCATTATGGTCGGGGGTCTTGCCTCCAGTCTCGTGAAAGGAGAATTAGTGGATGAACGTTCCGCCAGAATGATAACGGGAATCGGCTTTGGGTTCTCATCCATTGTGGCATCGGTTTTCTTCTTTATACATGGGAAGATGACGTTAAAAGCAGGCCCTCAAAAAGTTGCAGCTTACTCATCGATAATATCTTTCTCTGCCTTTTTGCTGGGAATCGTGGTTAGAACTCCAGGGCTACTGCTTGGTACATTAGGGGCTTTTGGAATAGCGCTTTCGGGTCTTATGCTCGCCAGCACCCTGCTTGTTACGGAGGTGCCTAAAGAAGTTAGGGGAACTTCTGTAGGTCTGCAACAAGTGTTTAACATAGTTGGTGTGTCAATTGGAAGTCCTATTGGTGGTTTTATTGCCCTTGTAGGAACTAAACTGGTCCTGCTCTCTGCGGGCTTTGCCGTTTTCATCGGAGGAGTCGGAGTATTTTTAATGGACAAATTGTTAAGAAGATTTGGTGATGAAAATGTTACCTGA
- a CDS encoding cupin domain-containing protein, with product MFVFKAEEAERIENPYGADVRALLKRENAKVMLVTLNPGEALERHTTPVDAFIYIIKGKALVEVGEESEEAKKDVLVFLPKNIPHAVRNAGSLPLKFLVVKLG from the coding sequence ATGTTTGTATTTAAAGCTGAAGAAGCTGAGAGGATAGAGAACCCCTACGGTGCTGACGTTAGAGCCCTGCTCAAGAGGGAGAATGCAAAGGTAATGCTTGTCACTTTAAACCCAGGAGAGGCTTTAGAGAGGCACACAACGCCTGTTGATGCGTTTATTTACATCATAAAGGGAAAAGCCCTCGTGGAGGTTGGGGAGGAAAGCGAGGAAGCTAAAAAAGACGTCCTAGTCTTTCTTCCAAAAAATATTCCTCATGCCGTCAGGAACGCGGGCAGTTTACCTTTGAAATTCCTCGTGGTAAAGCTCGGATAG
- a CDS encoding DUF438 domain-containing protein — protein sequence MTELLNNREYKKEQLKKLLLRIHEGESVEKLKEEFRAVLSNISPLEIPLIEQELVKEGISARDIAKMCDLHVELFREAVKGTEELEEKDLPEGHPLKTLYQENKEIMKDSEMLNLYARTLATTKDERMRKEILGVLEEIVGNLRMVGFTHYNREEMLIFPYIERRGLTAIATVLWTKHDEIRAMIKQLAELLRKREEMPWEEFVEKFKAKAGEAAFALSDMVFRENNIFYPTLKALLSEGEWKAIKMQEDEIGYYKVKPPEWDPGEDVKPLHPWEINPELSVEQLLTLPKEVQQALRGQPLEFDKTQLKREGDIDLGTGYLNLEELKAIFEALPVDVTFIDKDDRVRFFSPGERIFTRTPSVLGRPVQLCHPPKSVYVVNKILKAFKEGRKKEATFWLRLGPKYVYIKYVPLFNDHGEYIGTLEMTMDIAPYKKIEGEKRLLDWRD from the coding sequence ATGACCGAACTTTTGAACAACCGCGAATACAAGAAGGAACAGCTCAAGAAGCTCCTCCTAAGGATACACGAGGGAGAGAGCGTTGAAAAGCTCAAGGAAGAGTTTAGAGCAGTTTTGAGCAACATCTCTCCGCTTGAGATACCCCTCATCGAGCAGGAGCTTGTGAAGGAGGGAATTTCCGCCAGGGATATAGCCAAGATGTGCGACCTTCATGTCGAGCTGTTCCGTGAAGCAGTCAAGGGAACCGAAGAACTAGAAGAGAAAGATTTGCCTGAAGGTCATCCACTTAAGACCCTATACCAGGAGAACAAGGAAATAATGAAGGACTCTGAGATGCTCAATCTCTATGCAAGAACTTTGGCAACAACAAAAGACGAACGTATGCGTAAAGAAATCCTAGGCGTTCTGGAGGAGATAGTGGGCAACCTCAGAATGGTTGGCTTCACCCACTACAACCGCGAGGAGATGTTGATATTCCCGTACATAGAGAGGAGAGGCCTGACTGCCATAGCCACAGTCCTCTGGACGAAGCACGACGAGATAAGGGCCATGATAAAGCAACTTGCAGAGCTTTTGAGAAAGAGAGAGGAGATGCCCTGGGAGGAGTTTGTGGAGAAATTCAAGGCAAAGGCCGGTGAAGCGGCCTTCGCTTTGAGTGACATGGTTTTCAGGGAGAACAACATCTTCTACCCAACGCTCAAGGCTCTCTTAAGCGAGGGCGAGTGGAAGGCAATAAAGATGCAGGAAGATGAAATCGGCTACTACAAGGTAAAGCCGCCGGAGTGGGATCCGGGTGAGGACGTTAAGCCCCTCCACCCCTGGGAGATAAACCCCGAGCTGAGCGTTGAACAACTCCTTACCCTCCCGAAGGAAGTCCAGCAGGCCCTTAGAGGTCAGCCTTTAGAGTTCGATAAAACCCAGCTAAAGCGTGAGGGAGACATAGACCTCGGAACGGGCTATCTGAATTTAGAAGAGCTAAAGGCGATCTTTGAGGCGCTCCCTGTTGACGTGACCTTCATAGACAAAGACGATAGGGTTAGGTTCTTCTCACCCGGAGAGAGGATTTTCACGAGGACACCATCGGTGCTCGGAAGGCCAGTCCAGCTCTGCCACCCGCCGAAGAGCGTTTACGTCGTCAACAAAATCCTCAAGGCCTTCAAGGAGGGAAGAAAGAAAGAGGCTACTTTCTGGCTCAGACTCGGCCCAAAGTACGTTTACATCAAGTACGTACCGCTGTTCAACGACCATGGCGAGTACATAGGGACGCTTGAGATGACAATGGACATAGCACCCTATAAGAAAATAGAGGGTGAAAAAAGGCTTTTGGACTGGAGGGATTGA
- a CDS encoding FprA family A-type flavoprotein, whose amino-acid sequence MKSVKILDGVYWVGVKDWDRRIFDSLIPLPEGTSYNAYLVVGNEKSALIDTVNPGFERELEEKVNEILPLEKIDYVVMNHAEPDHAGAIPYIMERNGKALLTTTEKGKELAKAYYNVPDERIMVVKDGDEVNLGGKTLRFIEAPWLHWPETMFTYLVEDKVLFSCDFFGAHTAHGLYDDEVPSIIEYAQKYFGEIMMPFSGMAKRAMEKLKGLGIKMIAPSHGPIYRNPERILKAYESWVKGETKEKVLVAYVSMWGSNRELAKELADLLVAKGVDVKVHNLVSADIGELAKDLVDSRGIVLAAPTVLGSAHPLAVYAAYLVKALRPPAKYAVLIGSHGWHGRSINAILEILKGTSFELLGSVDVHARPKEEDYEALYSLADLLAKKVRGE is encoded by the coding sequence ATGAAAAGTGTGAAAATCCTCGATGGAGTTTACTGGGTCGGTGTTAAAGATTGGGATAGGAGGATATTCGATTCCCTGATCCCCCTCCCGGAAGGCACCTCTTACAACGCTTACCTTGTGGTCGGTAATGAAAAGAGCGCTCTCATAGACACGGTAAACCCAGGTTTTGAGAGGGAACTTGAAGAAAAAGTCAATGAGATACTCCCCCTTGAGAAGATAGACTACGTGGTCATGAACCATGCTGAACCTGATCACGCGGGTGCAATACCCTACATAATGGAGCGCAACGGGAAGGCTCTTCTCACCACAACGGAAAAGGGAAAAGAGCTCGCGAAAGCATACTACAATGTGCCTGATGAGAGGATAATGGTCGTGAAGGACGGTGATGAGGTAAACCTCGGAGGCAAAACGCTCCGCTTTATAGAGGCTCCATGGCTTCACTGGCCGGAGACGATGTTTACCTATCTCGTTGAAGACAAAGTGCTGTTTTCATGTGACTTCTTTGGTGCTCATACTGCCCACGGCCTTTACGATGATGAGGTTCCCTCTATAATCGAATATGCACAGAAGTACTTCGGTGAGATCATGATGCCCTTCTCGGGCATGGCTAAGAGGGCCATGGAGAAGCTCAAAGGGCTGGGGATCAAAATGATAGCCCCAAGCCACGGCCCCATCTACAGAAACCCGGAGAGGATTCTAAAAGCCTACGAAAGCTGGGTGAAGGGAGAGACTAAGGAGAAGGTGCTTGTAGCTTACGTGAGCATGTGGGGCTCCAACAGGGAGCTTGCGAAAGAGCTGGCTGATTTACTTGTGGCCAAGGGGGTTGACGTAAAAGTACATAACCTAGTAAGTGCCGACATTGGAGAGCTTGCAAAGGACCTCGTTGACTCAAGGGGTATAGTGCTGGCAGCGCCTACGGTGCTCGGGAGTGCTCATCCACTCGCCGTTTATGCCGCCTACCTCGTGAAGGCCCTAAGGCCTCCGGCAAAGTATGCCGTCTTAATAGGCTCCCACGGGTGGCACGGGAGGAGCATAAATGCAATACTGGAGATTCTGAAGGGGACAAGTTTTGAGCTACTTGGGAGTGTTGATGTTCATGCGAGACCAAAAGAAGAGGATTACGAAGCTCTTTACAGTTTAGCTGACCTCTTGGCGAAAAAAGTTAGGGGTGAGTGA
- a CDS encoding DUF1858 domain-containing protein, producing the protein MMLDVRGLKPPQPALMILENLERLKIGETLEVIGDKPFVDIIPKLEEAGYQVELNKVGEFFVLKVTKIEGSKELKMEVEECDEELEEITEDTNVAKLLKAYPKALDILVKYGFSPLQNPVMRKTLARTVTLKQAKKLIGMSDEKFKEIMEELKRL; encoded by the coding sequence ATGATGCTGGATGTGAGGGGGTTAAAACCTCCACAACCTGCCCTCATGATACTGGAAAACCTTGAGAGGCTCAAAATCGGGGAAACCCTCGAGGTAATTGGCGACAAACCCTTTGTAGATATAATACCCAAGCTCGAAGAGGCTGGCTATCAAGTGGAGCTGAACAAAGTGGGAGAGTTCTTCGTGCTGAAGGTCACAAAGATTGAAGGCTCAAAAGAGCTGAAAATGGAGGTTGAAGAGTGCGATGAGGAGCTGGAGGAGATAACGGAAGACACCAACGTGGCCAAGCTCCTCAAGGCATACCCCAAAGCCCTCGACATACTCGTTAAGTACGGCTTTTCACCGCTCCAGAACCCTGTTATGAGGAAGACACTTGCGAGGACGGTAACCCTAAAGCAGGCTAAGAAGCTCATCGGCATGAGCGATGAGAAGTTCAAAGAGATAATGGAAGAACTGAAAAGGCTGTAA
- a CDS encoding IS982 family transposase (programmed frameshift), translating into MVVMNFQQEILIIKSEIYPIISKHYPKNTHREIISLYDLITFAILAHLHFNGVYKHAYRVLIEEMKLFPKIRYNKLTERLNRHEKLLLLAQEELFKKHAREYVRILDSKPIQTKELARKNRKDKEGSSEVISEKPAVGFVPSKKKFYYGYKLTCYSDGNLLALLSVDPANKHDVSVVREKFWVIVEEFSGCFLFLDKGYVSRELQEEFLKFGVVYTPVKRENQVSNLEEKKFYKYLSDFRRRIETLFSKFSEFLLRPSRSVSLRGLAVRILGAILAVNLDRLYNFTGGGN; encoded by the exons GTGGTTGTTATGAACTTTCAGCAGGAAATCCTGATCATAAAATCCGAAATCTATCCGATAATCAGCAAACACTACCCGAAAAACACTCACAGGGAAATAATCAGCCTCTACGACCTAATAACCTTCGCAATACTAGCACACTTGCACTTTAACGGAGTTTACAAGCACGCTTACAGAGTCCTAATCGAAGAAATGAAGCTGTTCCCCAAAATCAGGTACAACAAACTAACAGAACGCTTGAACAGGCACGAAAAACTCCTGCTCCTAGCGCAGGAAGAATTATTCAAAAAACACGCCAGAGAATACGTTAGAATACTGGACTCAAAGCCCATTCAGACCAAGGAGTTGGCCAGAAAAAACAGGAAGGATAAGGAGGGTTCTTCAGAAGTCATCTCTGAAAAGCCCGCAGTTGGGTTTGTTCCCTCTA AAAAAAAGTTTTACTATGGGTACAAGCTGACCTGTTACTCTGATGGAAATTTGCTGGCTTTGCTGTCCGTTGATCCGGCGAATAAGCATGATGTGAGTGTTGTCAGGGAAAAGTTCTGGGTGATTGTTGAGGAGTTTTCTGGCTGTTTTCTGTTTTTGGATAAGGGTTACGTTAGTAGAGAACTTCAGGAGGAATTCCTGAAGTTTGGCGTTGTTTACACGCCGGTGAAGCGGGAGAATCAGGTTAGTAATCTGGAGGAGAAGAAGTTTTACAAGTACTTGTCTGACTTTCGCAGGAGGATTGAGACTTTGTTTTCGAAGTTTTCTGAGTTTCTTCTGAGGCCGAGCAGGAGTGTTAGTTTGAGGGGGTTAGCTGTCAGGATTTTAGGGGCGATTCTGGCCGTGAATCTGGACAGATTATACAACTTCACAGGTGGTGGGAACTAG
- a CDS encoding IS6-like element ISPfu5 family transposase, with amino-acid sequence MRTETIIYLLVSVLKTFRRNKIPAKKKTRAINLYLHGLSYRQVGTILEISHTTVWETVQKFAKAVYQPKILAVKKQRNFIAIDETVIKINGQKRFLWAAIDVESKEILAVWITSVRNWWIARDFILVVLKSCEGQPIFLVDKGPWYKSAFKSLGLDYLHVTFGPRNCVERWFRTVKERTKRFWNNFRARDWRRVHRFVFLFSFWYNFVRIHSRFGGPPGDVTEWLQEVIPQLS; translated from the coding sequence ATGAGGACTGAAACCATTATTTACTTACTGGTTTCAGTCTTAAAAACCTTTCGCCGGAACAAAATCCCAGCAAAAAAGAAAACCAGGGCAATAAACCTGTACCTGCACGGACTAAGTTACAGACAGGTAGGAACAATCCTCGAAATCAGCCACACAACAGTCTGGGAAACAGTCCAAAAATTCGCGAAAGCAGTTTACCAGCCGAAAATCCTCGCAGTCAAAAAACAGAGAAACTTCATCGCAATTGACGAGACAGTGATAAAGATCAACGGCCAGAAGAGATTTCTCTGGGCTGCAATCGACGTTGAGAGCAAAGAAATCCTAGCAGTATGGATTACAAGCGTTAGGAACTGGTGGATTGCCAGGGACTTCATTCTAGTTGTTTTGAAATCCTGCGAGGGACAGCCAATTTTCCTGGTTGACAAAGGGCCGTGGTATAAATCAGCGTTTAAATCTCTCGGGCTGGATTATCTGCATGTGACTTTCGGGCCGAGGAACTGTGTTGAGCGCTGGTTTAGGACTGTTAAAGAGAGAACAAAGCGTTTCTGGAATAACTTCAGGGCTAGAGACTGGAGGAGGGTTCACAGGTTTGTTTTTCTGTTTTCATTCTGGTATAATTTTGTTAGAATTCATTCTCGGTTTGGTGGACCGCCTGGTGATGTGACTGAATGGCTTCAGGAGGTGATACCCCAGTTATCCTGA
- the hcp gene encoding hydroxylamine reductase: MAIRVPEEFDMLCNQCSMSLAGGCTVRGVCGKDPDLNSLQEALLYGIKGTSAYYYHALEVGYDSPEIGHFLAEALYSTLTNVNFDKNRFLQLVLENGRVHLEAMKLLDKAYVETFGRPEPVEVPTGTAEGHGILVTGHSYKALYELLKQIEERGLEDEIKVYTHAEMFPAHAYPELKKFKALYGNWGGSWLYQKKEFAEFPGVIVGTSNCVQQPTKAYADRIFTAGIAGLEGVPHIGDYNFEPVIEKALETPKMKAHDGGKLLTGFHHTNVLAMKDKLLELINEGKIRHIFVVGGCDTPHKGMGYYERLTELIPKDALILSAACGKFRYNARDYGTIDGIPRFLDFGQCNNVYSIIEIAIALANELGTDVNSLPVSIVLSWMEQKAVAILYSLLYLGVKGIYLGPKPPEFLTPNVFEVLRKQFDLRLISDPEKDLRDMLNRGVSVDENAPLAEELD, from the coding sequence ATGGCGATAAGAGTGCCCGAAGAATTTGATATGCTGTGCAACCAGTGCTCCATGAGTTTGGCCGGGGGGTGCACAGTCAGGGGAGTATGCGGGAAGGATCCCGACCTTAACTCACTCCAGGAGGCCTTGCTTTACGGCATAAAGGGCACCTCTGCCTATTACTACCATGCACTTGAAGTAGGATATGACAGCCCAGAGATAGGACACTTCCTAGCTGAGGCGCTCTACTCGACACTGACCAACGTCAACTTCGACAAGAACCGCTTCCTCCAGCTCGTCCTTGAGAACGGAAGGGTTCACCTAGAGGCCATGAAGCTTTTGGATAAGGCCTACGTTGAGACCTTTGGAAGGCCTGAGCCTGTCGAAGTGCCCACGGGAACGGCCGAGGGACACGGTATACTCGTCACCGGTCACAGCTACAAGGCTCTCTACGAGCTCCTGAAGCAGATAGAGGAGAGGGGCCTTGAGGATGAAATAAAGGTTTACACCCACGCCGAGATGTTCCCCGCTCATGCCTATCCTGAACTCAAAAAGTTCAAGGCCCTCTACGGCAACTGGGGCGGCTCCTGGCTCTATCAAAAGAAGGAATTCGCCGAGTTCCCGGGGGTTATAGTGGGGACGAGCAACTGTGTCCAGCAGCCCACGAAGGCCTACGCCGACAGAATCTTCACCGCCGGAATAGCGGGCCTGGAGGGAGTCCCGCACATAGGGGACTACAACTTTGAGCCGGTAATAGAGAAGGCCCTTGAGACGCCGAAGATGAAGGCCCACGACGGCGGAAAGCTCCTCACCGGCTTCCACCACACCAACGTCCTCGCGATGAAGGACAAGCTGCTTGAGCTCATCAACGAGGGCAAGATAAGGCACATTTTCGTCGTCGGCGGGTGTGATACGCCGCACAAGGGCATGGGCTACTACGAGAGGCTGACCGAGCTCATTCCAAAGGATGCACTCATCCTTTCCGCTGCCTGCGGTAAGTTCCGCTACAACGCGAGGGACTACGGCACAATAGATGGCATTCCACGCTTTCTCGACTTCGGTCAGTGTAACAACGTGTACTCCATAATTGAGATAGCAATAGCCCTAGCGAACGAGCTCGGAACGGACGTTAACTCCCTGCCGGTGAGCATCGTTTTGAGTTGGATGGAGCAGAAAGCTGTTGCGATACTCTATTCGCTTCTCTATCTCGGAGTAAAGGGCATATACCTCGGCCCCAAGCCGCCAGAGTTCCTTACGCCGAACGTCTTTGAAGTCCTGAGAAAGCAGTTCGACCTGAGGCTCATTAGTGATCCAGAGAAGGACCTCAGAGACATGCTAAACAGGGGCGTAAGCGTTGATGAGAACGCCCCGCTCGCGGAGGAGCTGGATTGA
- a CDS encoding transcriptional regulator, with amino-acid sequence MKTNAFDAVAKYVYPALRRRLVGLLRERGLNQIQIAELLHITQSAVSRYLGMNRGALIEVEKFPDIDEKLRGLADRIMKEKPDEYYIHGELVKIAIEMLGKGYVCSFHSKVDPEIDPKLCRICIETFG; translated from the coding sequence ATGAAGACGAACGCCTTCGATGCCGTGGCAAAATACGTATACCCTGCCCTCCGCAGGCGGCTGGTGGGGCTGTTGAGGGAGAGGGGACTTAACCAGATTCAGATAGCGGAGCTTTTACATATAACCCAGTCTGCCGTTTCGAGATACTTAGGGATGAACAGGGGCGCCCTCATAGAAGTGGAGAAGTTCCCTGACATTGACGAGAAGCTAAGGGGACTGGCGGATAGAATCATGAAAGAGAAGCCCGATGAGTATTATATCCATGGAGAACTCGTCAAAATTGCCATTGAAATGCTTGGAAAAGGCTATGTTTGCTCCTTCCACTCCAAAGTAGACCCGGAGATAGATCCAAAGCTCTGCAGGATATGTATAGAAACCTTTGGATGA